A part of Acidaminococcales bacterium genomic DNA contains:
- the rplA gene encoding 50S ribosomal protein L1, with the protein MAKFGKKYQEAAKLVERQKQYDPAEAIALAQKTSSVKFDATVEVAVKLGVDPKYPDQQVRGAVVLPNGTGKTKRVLVFAKGDKAKEAETSGADFVGAEDLVDKIKGGWSDFDVAVATPDMMGLVGRLGKILGPKGLMPNPKVGTVTPDVSRAIGEIKAGKIEYRTDKAGNIHAPIGKVSFEQGKLEENFATLIETLLKVKPSGAKGQYIRKIVLSSTMGPGILVNILKASQIRKE; encoded by the coding sequence ATGGCAAAATTTGGCAAAAAGTACCAGGAAGCGGCAAAGCTCGTTGAGCGGCAGAAGCAGTACGACCCGGCCGAGGCTATCGCTTTGGCGCAAAAGACTTCGAGCGTCAAATTTGACGCGACGGTGGAGGTCGCGGTAAAACTGGGGGTCGACCCCAAATATCCGGATCAGCAGGTCCGCGGCGCGGTAGTGCTGCCCAACGGGACGGGAAAAACAAAAAGGGTGTTGGTGTTCGCCAAAGGCGACAAGGCCAAAGAGGCGGAAACATCCGGCGCCGATTTTGTCGGCGCGGAAGATCTGGTGGACAAGATAAAGGGCGGCTGGTCGGATTTTGACGTGGCGGTGGCTACTCCCGACATGATGGGATTGGTCGGGCGGCTCGGGAAAATACTCGGCCCCAAGGGTCTCATGCCCAATCCCAAAGTCGGCACGGTAACGCCGGACGTAAGCCGCGCCATCGGCGAGATAAAAGCCGGCAAGATCGAATACCGCACCGACAAAGCCGGCAATATACACGCGCCCATCGGCAAGGTGTCCTTTGAGCAGGGCAAACTGGAGGAGAACTTCGCCACCTTGATAGAAACCTTGCTCAAGGTGAAGCCGTCCGGCGCCAAAGGCCAGTACATCAGAAAGATCGTGCTTTCCTCGACCATGGGCCCGGGAATATTGGTCAATATACTGAAGGCGTCCCAAATACGCAAAGAATAG
- the rplK gene encoding 50S ribosomal protein L11: MAKKVAKLVKLQIPAAKATPAPPVGPALGQAGVNIMAFVKEFNERTAKDAGLIIPVVITVFEDRSFTFVTKTPPAAVLLKKAAGLEKASGEPNKKKVAKVTREKVREIAQSKMADLNASGIDAAMLMIEGTARSMGIEITD, translated from the coding sequence ATGGCGAAAAAAGTAGCGAAATTGGTAAAATTGCAGATACCGGCCGCCAAAGCTACTCCGGCGCCGCCCGTTGGCCCGGCGCTCGGACAGGCGGGCGTCAATATTATGGCGTTTGTCAAGGAATTCAACGAACGGACGGCCAAAGACGCCGGCCTCATCATACCGGTGGTGATTACGGTTTTTGAGGACCGGTCTTTCACCTTTGTTACCAAAACTCCGCCGGCGGCGGTGCTTTTGAAGAAGGCCGCCGGTTTGGAGAAAGCTTCCGGCGAACCCAACAAGAAAAAAGTGGCGAAAGTTACCCGCGAGAAAGTGCGCGAAATCGCCCAAAGCAAGATGGCCGACCTCAACGCGTCCGGCATTGACGCGGCGATGCTCATGATCGAGGGGACGGCCCGCAGCATGGGGATTGAAATCACCGACTGA
- the secE gene encoding preprotein translocase subunit SecE yields MSVQDNTANMHSISGVKKFLREVNIELKKVTWPTRQQLVAYTGVVVIAVMLVSVLIWIFDSVFALAFRIFLKS; encoded by the coding sequence GTGTCTGTCCAAGACAATACGGCAAATATGCATTCGATAAGCGGCGTCAAAAAGTTCCTGCGCGAAGTCAATATAGAGTTGAAAAAAGTTACCTGGCCCACCCGCCAGCAGCTTGTCGCTTATACGGGCGTCGTTGTGATCGCGGTTATGCTGGTGTCCGTATTGATTTGGATATTTGATTCCGTGTTTGCCCTAGCGTTCCGGATATTCTTAAAAAGCTGA
- the nusG gene encoding transcription termination/antitermination protein NusG — MEAERNWYVIHTYSGYENKVTANLERKIHSLGMEDEVFRVLVPMENEIEYKDGKRKVNKKKVFPGYVLVEMIMNDRSWYVVRNTPGITGFVGSGTKPTPLTEPEVRQILRSMGMEETKNRINLQLKQTIRISDGAFEGWTAVVSEISEERGKLKVLINMFGRETPVELDFTQIETLE; from the coding sequence ATGGAAGCAGAAAGAAACTGGTATGTCATTCATACCTATTCCGGCTATGAGAATAAAGTTACCGCCAACTTGGAGCGGAAAATTCACAGCCTCGGCATGGAAGACGAAGTTTTCCGGGTGCTGGTGCCGATGGAAAACGAGATAGAATATAAAGACGGCAAGCGGAAAGTCAACAAAAAGAAGGTTTTTCCCGGTTATGTGCTGGTGGAGATGATCATGAACGACCGTTCCTGGTACGTAGTCCGCAACACCCCGGGGATTACGGGGTTTGTCGGGTCGGGCACCAAGCCGACGCCGCTGACCGAGCCGGAGGTCAGGCAAATTTTGCGTTCCATGGGCATGGAAGAGACAAAAAATAGGATCAACTTGCAGCTCAAACAGACGATACGGATAAGCGACGGTGCTTTTGAAGGCTGGACGGCCGTTGTTTCCGAAATCAGCGAGGAACGCGGCAAACTCAAGGTGCTCATCAATATGTTCGGGCGGGAGACTCCCGTCGAGCTTGATTTTACGCAAATAGAAACGCTTGAATAA
- the rpmG gene encoding 50S ribosomal protein L33, giving the protein MRVAVTLACTECKQRNYQTNKNKKNDPDRIEISKYCKFCKKHTPHKETK; this is encoded by the coding sequence ATGCGCGTGGCGGTTACGTTGGCCTGCACTGAGTGCAAGCAACGCAATTATCAGACAAACAAAAACAAGAAAAACGATCCGGATCGCATCGAGATCAGCAAATACTGCAAATTCTGCAAGAAACATACCCCGCACAAAGAAACAAAATAA